A single region of the Malus sylvestris chromosome 8, drMalSylv7.2, whole genome shotgun sequence genome encodes:
- the LOC126631201 gene encoding serine/threonine-protein kinase-like protein At3g51990 yields MGYFLCKAESAIATCDPFNWDRKRKPRTRKPKPNNKPIKIRHFYYNDLVAATNGFAADRFLGKGSHGSVYKAILDGGSLVAAVKKTKTTKPSQTAPSSSASLHNVENEIEILSRVHHPRLVNLIGFSADGRNNNKLLVVEYMPNGSLNDLLHLNSRPPGWSRRVQFGLHVAKAVQALHSSNPPVIHRDIKSSNVLIDKDRNARLGDLGLALRGHVEDVLVKCTPPAGTLGYLDPGYLVPGDLSAKSDVFSFGILMLEILSGRNAIDVNYSPPSVVDWAVPIIKHGDIAGILDPRIGPPSDHAVIRRVALLAAKCVRSSAERRPTMAEVVERLKLARKKIHATPIWSSFKRRVNMKRVEDKNNHHQIHQPEYEEVVNVKSVRGGSRRRLNGKVASVMGAECEGESEAMIGGRVRRSKSIGSVNEIKAAGGGNEVRKGAGGGVAVRVAPSVVRLNKSRSTGVLNLSSPRVVRHQKRGFVFEFGGREVDSVELDMSKWMISLDRSEKSDKKMSKTTGFYLTS; encoded by the coding sequence ATGGGTTACTTCTTGTGCAAAGCAGAGTCGGCAATCGCCACCTGCGATCCCTTCAACTGGGACCGCAAGAGAAAACCTAGAACCCgcaaacccaaacccaataacAAGCCCATCAAGATCAGACACTTTTACTACAACGACCTCGTCGCCGCCACCAATGGTTTCGCCGCCGACAGATTTCTGGGCAAAGGAAGCCACGGAAGCGTCTACAAGGCCATTCTCGACGGCGGGAGCCTCGTTGCCGCCGTTAAGAAAACGAAAACCACGAAACCATCGCAAACGGCGCCGTCCTCGTCGGCGAGTCTTCACAATGTGGAGAACGAGATCGAGATCCTCTCGAGAGTCCACCACCCCAGGCTCGTCAATCTAATCGGGTTCAGCGCTGATGGAAGAAACAACAATAAATTGCTCGTCGTCGAGTACATGCCCAACGGCTCCCTCAACGACCTCCTCCACTTAAACTCCCGACCTCCCGGTTGGTCCCGGAGGGTCCAGTTCGGTTTGCACGTGGCGAAAGCGGTTCAGGCGCTCCACTCGTCGAACCCTCCCGTCATCCACCGCGACATTAAGTCGTCCAACGTATTAATCGACAAGGACCGGAACGCGCGGCTCGGCGACTTAGGGCTGGCGTTGAGGGGACACGTGGAGGATGTTCTAGTTAAGTGTACGCCGCCGGCGGGGACGTTAGGGTACCTCGACCCGGGCTATCTTGTGCCGGGGGATCTAAGCGCCAAGAGCGACGTCTTCAGCTTCGGAATACTCATGTTGGAGATTTTAAGCGGGAGAAACGCCATAGACGTGAATTACAGTCCGCCGTCGGTGGTGGACTGGGCCGTGCCGATCATAAAGCACGGTGACATCGCCGGGATTCTGGACCCGAGAATCGGACCGCCGTCGGACCACGCCGTCATCCGCCGTGTGGCGTTGTTGGCCGCGAAGTGCGTGCGGTCGTCTGCCGAGAGGCGGCCCACAATGGCTGAGGTCGTTGAGCGTCTGAAGCTCGCGAGGAAGAAAATTCACGCAACGCCGATCTGGAGCAGCTTCAAACGGCGCGTGAACATGAAGAGGGTGGAGGATAAAAACAATCATCATCAGATTCACCAACCCGAGTACGAAGAGGTTGTAAACGTGAAGAGCGTGAGAGGAGGGAGTAGGAGGAGGTTGAACGGGAAGGTAGCGAGTGTGATGGGCGCAGAGTGCGAGGGTGAGAGCGAGGCGATGATTGGTGGGCGCGTGAGGAGGTCAAAGTCAATTGGGTCGGTGAATGAGATTAAAGCAGCCGGGGGAGGGAATGAGGTGCGGAAGGGAGCAGGAGGAGGGGTGGCGGTGAGGGTGGCGCCGTCAGTGGTGAGGTTGAACAAGTCGAGGTCAACGGGGGTGTTGAATTTGAGTAGTCCGAGGGTGGTGCGTCATCAGAAAAGAGGGTTTGTGTTTGAATTTGGAGGGAGGGAGGTTGATTCGGTGGAACTGGATATGTCAAAGTGGATGATTAGTTTGGATAGAAGTGAGAAATCTGACAAGAAAATGTCCAAAACCACTGGTTTCTATCTGACTAGTTGA
- the LOC126632828 gene encoding uncharacterized protein LOC126632828 — MFPLRSLYSLIIRIVSFCSSSRNKVTYSQAIKLLNGRTPEPVIFQKGFLESNNNLGDQKVKKQLVSACKMTSFHARPPSKSTEDSNPANPTRDIDKTIPTLKMSVKNAFFTKAK, encoded by the exons ATG TTCCCACTCAGAAGTTTGTACTCCCTCATCATTAGAATTGTTTCCTTCTGCTCTTCTTCTCGAAACAAGGTCACATATTCACAGGCCATCAAG TTATTGAACGGTAGAACACCGGAACCAGTGATCTTTCAAAAAG GATTTCTTGAGTCAAATAACAACCTGGGTGATCAAAAGGTAAAAAAGCAGTTGGTCTCTGCTTGCAAGATGACTTCTTTCCATGCCCGTCCTCCTTCTAAGTCAACTGAGGATTCAAATCCAGCGAATCCAACTCGAGATATAGATAAAACAATTCCAACTCTTAAAATG AGTGTGaaaaatgcattcttcacaAAGGCAAAATAG